DNA from Paraburkholderia sp. ZP32-5:
CAGTTGAAGCTGCACGCGGACAGCAAAACGGCTCGCATCGGCGAGCCGTTTTCCATTCAGGCGGGTGATTTCGGGCGCTACGCTTACGCGAGATACTGCGCGAGCTTCACCAGATCGACGTTGCCGCCGCTCACCACCACGCCGACTCGCTTGCCCTCTACCGGCACGATGCCGTTCAGCACCGCCGCCGCCGCGAGGCAACCGGTCGGCTCGACGACGATCTTCATGCGCTGCGCGAAAAAGCGCATCGTGTCGATCAGCTGCGCATCGCTGACCGTTTCGATCCGCGCGACCAGCTTGCGGATGATCGCGAACGTGTAGTCACCGAGATGCGTCGAGGCGGCGCCATCGGCGATCGTACGCGGCGCGTCGATATGCACGATCTCGCCGCGCGCGAGAGATTGCTGGCCATCGTTGCCCGCCTCCGGCTCGATACCGATCACCGTGCAGTCCGGGCTCAGCGCCGCCGCCGACAACGCGCTGCCGCCGATCAGCCCGCCGCCGCCGAGGCACACGAACAGCATGTCGAGCGGCCCGGTTTCGTCGATCAGTTCCTTCACCGCGGTACCCTGCCCGGCGATCACATGCGGATGATCGTACGGCGGAATCAGCGTCATGCCACGCTCCTGCGCGAGCCGCTGGCCGATCTCCTCGCGATTTTCCTTGTAGCGGTCATAGGTGATCACTTCGCCGCCGTAGCCCTTCGTCGCGGCGACCTTGGCTTCGGGCGCGTCGTGCGGCATCACGATCGTCGCGTGGATGCCGGCCAGGCGTGCCGACAACGCGATCGCCTGCGCATGATTGCCCGACGAATAGGTCAGCACGCCCGCTTTGCGCTGCTCCGCGTCGAAGTGCGAAATCGCGTTGTACGCGCCGCGAAACTTGAATGCGCCCATGCGCTGGAAGTTTTCGCACTTGAAGAACACGGACGCGCCGGTGCGCTCGTTGAACGTACTCGACGTCAGGACGGGGGTGCGGTGCGCGACGCCCTCGAGACGCGCGGCGGCGTCGAGGACGTCATCGAAAGTGGGAGCGGCAAGCGCTTGCATTGGCGAAACTCTCCGGAGCGGTGGCGAAACAGCCATTCTCCCAGCTTCGCCGATGCTTTGGAATCTCGCTTGGGCGGCGCAACTCGCGTCCGCGCCGCGGTGAAAATCAGCAGCAAAGCAGTCGCGCAAATAGAAAACGGCGTAACCCGGCACTCAGGCCGGCATTACGCCGTCGACATTCAAGCTGTATTCCTGCCTTACGCGCGCTGACGATTAGCGGCGGTAGTACCCGTGGCCGTAGTAGCCCCTGTAGTACCCGTGACGATAGTAAGGACGCCCATATCCGTAATAGCCACCCACAACCACCGGAGGCGGCGCCACCACGACCGGCGCATAAACCGGCGGCGGAGGCGGTGCGTAATAGACGGGCGGCGGCGCCGCATACACCGGATACGCCGGCGCGACTGGGACGCCAATGCCGATACCGACAGAAACGTGCGCCTCGGCGGCACCGGCAAGCCCCAAGCCGAGTGCGCCTGCAACGACAAACGGAACGATCTTTTTCACTTCTATTCTCCTAGCGCGGCCTGCCAAGGTCGCCGACTGCGCATGCCTCGCATGCTGTGAAATCAATGTATCGAAAAAGCCCCGGCGAGGCTGTTCACATTTGTTGCAAATTGCAATTGACCGCGCGGCAGCTCCGCCCATGTGTCGCCAGCCCCATTGCGAAGGCCGTCGCCACAAAAGCAAAACAAGCCTGCAATCAACAAGTTGGGGAGGACGAGGCGGAGTTCAACCAGCCGCGCTTGAGAGGTGAGATCGCGCGGGCGCTAGGCGGTTCGCATTTCAGTAATGTTTGATTACAAATTCGCTTCAATCCTGACAGCGGGAAGGAGTTACCGCATAAAAAATGCCCAGCGACTTGCGACGCCGGGCATTTTCTCACCTGCTGGATAACCTGCGAAAGGCGCGAGCTAGCCGACCTTCACATACGTGAACTCGCGGGACACGTTCGGCGGCACATAGGCGCCGCTGATCCGCACGCGCGGCGTCAGCCGCTTTTTCTGATCCCACCAGCGACGGCGCTGTGCAGGCGTGAGGAACCGCAAGTGCTTCCGGTAAGAAAAAATACTCATCTCGACCCTCCCGAATCTCTGACTGCGAAAGAAGTACGAAACAGCAGATGTACGGAACAGCAACTGCAAAACCGGCTCGTCGAACTGGATCGACGGTGGCTATCCGACGATTGTGAGCAGTTTTCGGGCCCGCGGGCGTCGCGCTGCCCGATGACCGACCGCTCTCGCCATATCGCCGGCAAACTGATCCGACGACAGTTGTTTGGGCGGCCACGGAAACCATCGGGGCCGGATCACGCATGCGGCTCCCCGGATGCGCGATACTGCTGCTTTCCGTTCGAACGAACCGTCTGGAGCAGCCGACATGTCCCAGTCTTCCTTGCCGCGCATCGGCTTCATCGGCGCGGGGCGGCTCGCGCGCTGTCTCGCGCTGGGCTTTGCGCGCGCCGGCTATCCGGTCACGGCGATAGCGAGCCGCTCGGCCGAATCCGCGCGCCGGCTCGCCGCGCAGATCGAAAACTGTGTGGCCGGCGACGATTCGCAGCAGGTCGTCGATGCCGCCGATATCGTTTTTTTAGCCGTTCCCGACGACAGTATCGGTACGACAGCGCACACACTCCGATTCGCCGCGCCGGTCGCGAGCGGCAAGGCGCTCGTGCATTGCAGCGGCGCGTCGCCGGTCGAGTTGCTGTCGCCGGCGCGCAACCAGGGCGCGGTGATCGGCGGCTTTCATCCGCTGTATCTGTTCGGCGGCGAACTTGCCGATCTCGAACGGATCGCCGGCTGCTCGGTGACGATCGAGGCCGACGGCGCGCTGAAAGACACGCTGACCGCGCTCGCCGTCGCGCTGCGCTGCCATCCGCTGTCGATTCCGCCGGGCGGCCGCATGCTGTATCACGGCGCCGCGCACTATGCGGCGAGCTTCGCGCTGTGCAGCCTCGCCGAATGTGTCGCGCTGTGGCGCACGCTCGGATTTGCCGAAGACGACGCGCTGCGCGCGCTGCTGCCGATGCTCGCCGGCACGATCGAAACCGCTCGCGACAAGGGTCTGCCGAATGCGCTCGCGGGCCCCGTGTCGCGCGGCGACACTGGTGTCGTGCAGAAGCAGTTGGCATTGCTCGAAGGACTCGGCGGCGACCACGCCGCGCTGTACGGATTGATGACGCGCCGCGCGGTCAATCTGGCGCAACGCCGCGCGAACCCGCCCGCCACGATCGAGGCCATTTCCGAAGCCGTGGAAGAATCGCTGGAGCGCTCGCTGAATCAGGCGTCGGCAGGTGCAAGCGTGAAGTAAGCCGTGATAATGTGACGTCCGGCGCGGCAGGCGAATCGCGAACGGTTCCACCGCTGCGCCGCTCCGCGCTTCGGGATCAACAGACGAGAACGCACAATGATCAAGGTCAGCATCCTCTATCCGTACCGGGAAAACGGCCGCTTCGACATGGACTACTACTGCGCCACGCACATGCCGCTCGCGGCAAAGCTGTTCGGGGCGGTGCTCAAGGGCTGGTCTGTCGATGCGGGCATCAATGCCGGGCCGCCCGGCACGCCACCGCCGTACGTGGCCGCCGGTCACTTCCTGTTCGACAGCGCGGATGACTTCTATAAAGTATTCAAGCCGGCATCCGAACAACTGTTGGCGGACATCCCCAACTATACCGACGGCGGCAACGGCACGATCCTGATCAGCGAGGTCCGGGTTTCCGTGTGATGCCGGACAGACAGCAGACGAGCCGCGGCGCGCAATGACGTCGAGCCGTCAGTTGAACGATCCGGTCGCCGCGACGTAACGCGATTCCCAACCCAACGCCGGCGCGTACCCATCGGGCGAAGCCGGTAGCCCGCGGCCGCAAGCGGCCGCCATCAGAAGCATAAGGACACGAGATGTTTGGCGATATCGCCCGTTTTCTGCTCAATACCATCTTCACGCTGTTCGGCGCGGCGCTGCTGCTGCGCGCATGGCTGCAGGTCGTGCGCCTGCCGCCGTACAACCCGGTGTCGAATGCCGTGATGCAGGCGACCAACTGGATCGTGCTGCCGCTGCGGCGCATTCTGCCGAG
Protein-coding regions in this window:
- a CDS encoding Rossmann-like and DUF2520 domain-containing protein, whose translation is MSQSSLPRIGFIGAGRLARCLALGFARAGYPVTAIASRSAESARRLAAQIENCVAGDDSQQVVDAADIVFLAVPDDSIGTTAHTLRFAAPVASGKALVHCSGASPVELLSPARNQGAVIGGFHPLYLFGGELADLERIAGCSVTIEADGALKDTLTALAVALRCHPLSIPPGGRMLYHGAAHYAASFALCSLAECVALWRTLGFAEDDALRALLPMLAGTIETARDKGLPNALAGPVSRGDTGVVQKQLALLEGLGGDHAALYGLMTRRAVNLAQRRANPPATIEAISEAVEESLERSLNQASAGASVK
- a CDS encoding EthD family reductase, encoding MIKVSILYPYRENGRFDMDYYCATHMPLAAKLFGAVLKGWSVDAGINAGPPGTPPPYVAAGHFLFDSADDFYKVFKPASEQLLADIPNYTDGGNGTILISEVRVSV
- a CDS encoding threo-3-hydroxy-L-aspartate ammonia-lyase — protein: MQALAAPTFDDVLDAAARLEGVAHRTPVLTSSTFNERTGASVFFKCENFQRMGAFKFRGAYNAISHFDAEQRKAGVLTYSSGNHAQAIALSARLAGIHATIVMPHDAPEAKVAATKGYGGEVITYDRYKENREEIGQRLAQERGMTLIPPYDHPHVIAGQGTAVKELIDETGPLDMLFVCLGGGGLIGGSALSAAALSPDCTVIGIEPEAGNDGQQSLARGEIVHIDAPRTIADGAASTHLGDYTFAIIRKLVARIETVSDAQLIDTMRFFAQRMKIVVEPTGCLAAAAVLNGIVPVEGKRVGVVVSGGNVDLVKLAQYLA